The Eptesicus fuscus isolate TK198812 chromosome 20, DD_ASM_mEF_20220401, whole genome shotgun sequence genome contains the following window.
tatatatatagaggcccagtgcatgaattcatgtatgggtggggtcaggccagcctggccagggggaggggacatgggcaattggctggcctgcctactggtagaactggtcgagggaacaatttgcatattagccttttattatataggaggatatacactgagtggccagatgattatgctttcagagatcataataatctggccactcagtgtagaagaGATCAATGTCAACCATACAGCTTTTGAGAAAAAGCCTCTACTCAGATGTACACTGAACGTTTGGATCAAACACTGCAGTTTccatgccctagcccagtggtcggcaaactgaccTAGACTCtagattccaataattacaggctgttgttgttccttgtgattaagcccctatcccagtggttggcaaactcattagtcaacagagcggcaaaccgaggctcgcgagctgcatgtggctcgagagccacagtttgccgaccactgccctagccagtttggcgcagtagatagagcactggcccacagactaaaaggtcctgggttcgattcttgtcaagggcacatgcctgggttgtgggctcgatccccagtagggggcatgcaggaggcagccgatcaatgattctctctcatcactgatgtttctatctctctctccccctctcctttcctctctgaaatcaataaaaatatatttaaaaaaaacaacaaaaaaccctgcaGTTTCCTGATACAGTATTTAAAATCTGTGGTTTTAGGGAATGCTACCAATCCTGGGTGGCACTATTTTAGACTCTGGAGATAAGAACTGTTGAATTCTTTGTAAAAGTCACATGAAGTAATTTGATCAGGAAGTAAAAGACACGTCCTGTGTTGTTCTCATCAATCCAAAGGTTAGCCTTAGAAATAAGGGTGGTCAATGTGCGACCTTGAGCACAGAAAACAAGTGTTCCTACACACAGTTAAGCTCAGGAGTGAGAAGGCAAGGGCATACCATGCGGCACCAATGTGGAATGACCTATCTGGGGGACGCTCCAAGGACTCCACTCCTGTCGGCCATCTCCTCGGGCGCAGACTCGGAACTGATAATCAACATTGGGGTCTATGTGTAATACTATGAATTCAGTTTCAGAGCCTACATATACATCCTCAAAATGATTTGAAGTACATTTACGGAACTGGAGTCTGTAATCTTGGGCTGTAAAGTCATCATCCACCTAAGAAGAAAGACTTTGTGTTAGGTCAAAATCAGAGAATAATTTATCTCAGCATCACTGTTTAAGAACTTTGAATGCGGCCCTCgacggtttgctcagtggatagagcgtcggcctgtggactgaagggtcccaggttcaattctggtcaagagctcatgcccaggttgcgggctcagtccccagtagggggtgtgcagcaggcagctgatcaatgattctctcatcactgatgtttctctctctccctctcccttcctctctgaaatcaataaaaataaaaaaataaaaagaactttgaATGTGGCATTTTGGGCCAAGCACACAAGCCCATGTGCTGAATATACTCAATACAGGCTCTTCTCAGGAAGGTCATAGAAAATATTCCATCATTGAgtcccttcttttctttattgaacCATGTGTTTTAGACCTCCCAATCTGATATGAAAAAAATCTGCTTTCGATGAAATGGCATGATTTCTACACAATAATGCCAtagataaaacattaaaaattcaaggataagccctgactggtttggctcagcggatggagcgtcggcctgcggactcaagggtcccaggttcgattctggtcaggggcatgtaccttggttgcgggcacatccccagtaggggttgtgcaggaggcagctgatcgatgtttctttaaaaagaaaaaaagaaaaaaaaaattcaaggatAAGAATCCCACAactagcccagccggcgtggctcagtggttgagcatcgacctatgaaccaggaggtcacagttccattcccagtcacatgccctggttgtgggctcgatccccagccctggttaaggctcgtgtgggaggtaaccaattgatgtgtctccctcacatcgatgtttctctctgtgtctctccccctcccttctactctctctaaaaatcaatggaaaatatcctcgagtgaggattaataaaataaaatatggtagcTCATCTATATAACCAATTTAACACACAAAACCTCAGCAATGCTGAGAGTGTGAAGAAATCATTCTTTagacattttatttcagagatattagttgagtgttgaccagaAAACTATCGGACACCCAATATTCACTACCATCATTTGACTTTCCTAATAAACAGAAATGGGAGCAATCCTCAACTCAGTAAGAGTTACAACTGAGAAACAAATGTAGTGATTCagggattttaaaaagtaccttcaAAACTATTTATCTCAAACTGGAAGAGCTATCTCAGTTCAAGATCCCTGTGactttaattgtatttttgtttatgaagaaaagaaaatattcaaaggtagttaatttaaaaagtaattttcccagcctgtgtggctcagtggtgagcattgacccatgaaccaagaagtcacggttcaatttccggtcaagggcacatgcctgggtataGGGCTTGATTCCTAGTGGGAGGTGtatgagaggcagccaatcaatgattctctctcatcattgatgtttctatccctttcttctccacccttactctctgaaatcaataaaaacgtatttaagagccctaaccagtttggctcagtggatagagcgtcagccttcggactcaagagtcccaggtttgattctggtcaagggcatgtaccttggttgccggcatatccccaataggaggtgtgcaggaggcagctgatcaatgtttctaactctctattactctcccttcctctctgtaaaaatatcaataaaatatattttttaaaaaaacaatatttaagaaaaaaaagtttaaggcCCCCAAATCTCAAACCCATAATGTTGAAGCCACTTCCATAATTCCGAATTACGTACCTTACACCATCGCACAATGATGCCTCCAGGCTTCTCAATTAGCTCTTCTATCTGCACTGGTGGGCGAGATGCTACGGTTCCATGCTTAAAAATGTGGTCTTTCACTATGTTAAGAACTGAGTCATCCAACTGAGCAGACAAACAAGGCACATCAACCAGTAAAGGCACTTCTGGTAAGCTGAGGAAACAAAGCTCATGTGTTTATGAGGCTTTTAACTAAGAGTTAAAAATACAAGGagcggccctggccggtgttgctcaatggttagagcgttggccagaGCACCAcagagtcttgggtttgattcccagtcaagggcatgtacttgggttgcaggttcgatccccagcccggttggagcgtgtgcaggaggcaactaatcaatgtgtctctctcacattgatgtttctctctctctcccccactccctccctcctttccactctctaaaattaatggaaaaaaattcctTGGAGGAGAATTAACAccatcccctgcctctcccccctctcccccccaccccccaccccctccacccctgccaaaaAAGAAATTCCAAGGGTTGGCTCTCACTATAGAGCACAACACaccttccccactcccttcccccaggcatcttttccttgtctctctcctaagctccaaaggcccttcttttgcctctgtaacttgtttcttaAGCCCATTGATTCTATAgttcacttctacctctgtgactttctaaataaactttctcttattaaaaaaaataataatacagccctggctggtgtggctcacttggctGGAGCTTTGTCATTGTCCAGCACATCAAAAGGTGGCAGGtccgattcccagttagggcacatacccaggttttgggttcaatccctgggtggtaccggaggcaactgatcgatgtttctctctcactagtttatctctctctctccctctcactaaaatcaataaacatatccttgggtgaggattcaaaaaaacaacaacaaggaataCTTTAGATCAGTCACATACTATAAGGATGCAGAAGCTCCCGGTAAATAATGCTCATGGCAGTGGGGGCTTTGCAAGACATTACATAAAGATTCTATTCCCAAATAAGTATAAGCAAGAAGATAAAAAAGTTGGTAGAATCACAGTTGTCAAGTTTATATCAAAAGATctgttttattgagatatgacCCAGTTTCAATGTTCTGttcaaatcattaaaaatttaacaatTCTATTACACATtagaattgaaaaaaatctgggaAGAGAGTAGGGGGAGAAGAGAATCCTAATATATGTtgacaggagaagattttactttgggtggtgagtacatggtacaatatacagatcttgcaacatagaaacccacacctgaaacctgtatgttcatgttgaccaatgtcaccccaataaatttaatttaaaaaaaagaatcgaAGAAAATCTATAATGATACTACACCAAAAATTGCAATCACAACTATTTTATATTAGTAACATTGATAATGAGCAGTGAAACcttgaaaaatatattctttctccCTTAATCAGAATCTTTAACAGGGATGAATAAAAAGGCAGATAttttagatcaagcatgtcaaatccacggcccacaggccacatatATTTACAGCctagccaatataatggtatgtaagaaacattttaataaaaaaattcgtaacttaatttttacaatatcctgttatacataattattaataacgaactacaacgttcgctaatgactgttTACTATAATCgcattgcattcatttccctcacaCGCCTTacgcgcaggtgcaccatttctctccactaataccagcagcgaatattttagcagccgattgccacgtcatcggccttggactgacttgtttggtgtgtgcaacaggaaatatttcacttttggagaactagaaaaataggcttatttgcattacacttattaatttgtgcagttattcagtgtctggtaagttaatgttcaagaaaaaagattaatttttattaaagtgttctattattttatgttaacaattactcatttatttcagccctttgtattcagcatgtctctattgaaataaacctactgGGTGGTCAGtaggtttctatgaaaattgaagcttttgtttttttgcggcccacataaagttaaaccttgtttatttggcccatgttagcctttgagtttgacatgcttggtttagatGCTTAAAAGTAAGCCCCAAAGGCATTAACTCTTACCTGTCCAACTGAATGTGGGAGGCCTTTTTGGTAAAGCTCCACAGTTTTTCATTCTGTTCTCCTACACCACCAAGAATGGCAATTTCTCCTAGAATCAGAAATAAGAGATCTAGTACAGCGAAAAATAGTTACATTCTAAAGTAATCAACACAACCCATATCCAGGTAGGTCTCTGGTTTTCTTGCAAACAATTCTTAAGTGATGCCACAATCAAATTTCCAAAAGAGgcttggcatggctcagtggttgaaagcatcgacctatgaaccaggaggtcatgtttcagttcccggtcagggtacatgcccaggttgcaagctcaataaTCCAGGTGGGTTGcagtagcgggggggggggggggggggggggcatggaggaggcagccaatcaatgatcctctctcatcattgatgtttctctctttctccccctctctctctcccttcctctctgcactcaataaaaatcttgtttaaaaaaattcccaaaagaggtgaaggaattaagaagtatgGGCTGTTTGGGTGGCAGGCACATGACGCAATATACAGATCTTCTAACACAGAAACcgacacctgaaacctatatgatgatgctaaccaatatcaccccaataaatttaataaaaattaaatttaaatttaaaaaagaagtacactttggtagttacaaaatagtcatggggatataaagtacagcataggaaatttctctctctctctctctctctctctctatatatatatatataaaagcctaatatgcaaagtgttccctcgggagttcaacagggagaccaggagtttgaccgggagtttgatcactcagtATGATGtgtgatgaccaccagggggcggcgtggaacgaagagaggccccggccagcagctggcagccgctagggaccctacccatgcatgaattttgtgcactgggcctctagtatagtcaataatattgtaatacctatatggtgctaggtgggtactggaaatattggggggtgggggggaaaatactttgtaaagtatatatgattatctaaccactatgctgtatacctgaaactaatacaaaataatactgaatgtaaactctaactgaaaaataaaatttaaagtagcttttattttaattcccaAAAAGTAAAAGCAGACACTATTTTAGAAGTGACACTAAGGTTAAGCTCAAGAAAAAAAGggtccctaaccggtttggctcagtggatagagcatcggcctgtggactcaagggtcccaggttcgattctggtcaagggcatgtgccttggttgtgggcacatccccagtgaggggtgtacagaaggcagctgatcgatgtttctctctcatcaatgtttctaactctctctcccttgcccttcctctttgtaaaaaaatcaataaaatataaaaatataaaaaaagaggaaaaggggtCCACAATGGCAACATCCTGCCAGAAATGTCTGTTCTGTTCTATACAAGGAAATCTGGTTGTCAATCAACTTTATGCAAAGCAGAAGACCCAGGAActttttccctcctccttcagAAACTTTTATCAACACCAATAGGAGCCAGAAGGAGTAGGGCACACGGGATCTTATAAAACCaaatgggggggaggaggaacatgtgtaatactctcaacagtaaagattaaaaaaacaacaaatcatAATGTTTTCCTAAAAGATTATCATCTATTAGATTAGAAATTACTcaacagaataaagagaaaatgctaTATAAATGCAGTAAAAACATAACCACTTCTATGTCCTTCCATAGCCCCACCAGAATTCTTTTCCATCCGAATGCACCTTGGAATGACTCAAGTTTCCTTCACcaaaaggaaaacagagacaCACTGAACACTGACTTAAAATCCTCCCAATTCCATAAATAAGTTTTTATCCcttgggaaaggagaaaagagttTGAAATTTAAAGTATTTCTGAAGTACAAAAAAATTGAAGCATCAGATGCTGTGACAAGCATGCATGTGCCTCGAAGGATTTATTTTCTAAACTAAAAACATCTCTCGGTCCTCAGGGTGATGGGTGTACACTCCTGACCTGTGATGAACTGCTTCTGGGTTTGTTTCCAAATGCACAGCCTCCAGGGAAAGACATTCTGTGGTCTtgctaaaaaattttttctcaaaGGCACTGTTTTGGTGAACAGCAAATAAACACTTCTCACTGAAGATAAGACTAAAATACACTTAGCATGTGAAGATAACACTAGTTCCATATTCCACGTAAGACCAAACGGGACTGATTTCTAGTTGGAGTCACAGACTGGTGAGCCACACACACTTTTTATCCTCTGCCACTGACTGCACTCAGTCTGCAGAATGGATGGTGTTCCACCGCCTTCCCTGCCTCTTTTTCCCCCTCGAGTTATTTAAATGTTGCTGTCCCTTTGAGTTCTACCATCTGCTGCCTTCTCATCTCATTTTGTAGACTATCTCTTGATGATATTTCTTATTCCCATTGATTCAGATCTGATGTATATGCCATTAATTGCCATATTAACATCTCCAGATATTATCTCTCTCCTAAGCCTCACTCCCAACTCCCTCTTTCATCTTAAGCACTTCCAAGTCAACATGCCCAAAACAAATGCCTAAGTACCCACCAGAGCCCAACTCGCCTCCTTCATTTCCTATGTCAGTAAAAAGCACAATTTACTGACACCAAAATCATGCTGGTTTTGGTCATCCTAAATCCTTCGCTTTCTCCTCCAACCTATATCCAGACAATCACCAGTAACCAACTCTTATTGATCAGTAAAATCATCAATAATTCTATCTCTGAAAAATCTTAAAACTAGCTCTACCTTATCCTCTAAAGGGTTCTGTCTCtgccctcattcttttttattattattattatttctttattgatttcagagaggaagggagaaggggagagacagaaacatcaatgatgagaaccattgattggctgcctcctgcacgccccccactggggaccgagcccgcaacccaggcacgtgcccttggccagaatggaacctgggacccttcagtccgcagactgacactctatcccagtgatggcgaacctatgacacacgtgtcagcactgacatgtgtagccatttctgatgacacgcggccgcatgccaaggatgaaacatttgctgctcctgagggtgaaacatttgcgactagagtcttggagttagttttttcctcaaagtgacacactacccgagttatgctcagttttttggcgaagtttgacacaccaagctcaaaaggttgcccatcactgctctatccactgagccaagccggctagggctctgcCCTCATTCTTTCCTATCTGGATTACTGCTGCAACTTTCTAATTAGTCTCTTCACCTCTAGTCTTACAACCTTGAACCCAGTCTCCAAACTGTAGGCtgtgccattttttttaaatgcaactttGACTGTGTAACTCTGCTGCCTAAATTACTTCAAAAAGATCCCTGATATGCCCCTCCCTTAACTGGTGATGTTACTTCTGTTTCCACTCGGGCTGTTAGCTCCCTCTGCAAAACTCCTCCTACAGAAAGCTATCCTACACTCTTCCAGTTAAGTATCTCCCTTCTGTGCCCCTGTAAGGCCTCAGATCTCTCTCAGCATGTATGCCTCACTCACATGTAAACCTCAAAGGACagaattttaatttaatgtacCTGACAAAGGCttatggggagggagggagggggagagggagggaggcaggcagcaaGGCTAGATCTGGGCATGTTTCAACCAAAATAATTggctaaagacaaaaatataacaACTACAGTTTGAGGAGTAAACACTAATCATATTTGTTAACCTATTAAAAAGAACAATGgaattgcccagccagtgtgcctcagcggttgagcatcggcccaggaaccaagaggtcactggttgattactgatcagggcacatgcctcggttgcaggctccattcccagtaaggggcgtgcaggaggcagccgatcgatgatgttcctctctcatgatgtttctatctctctaaccctctcccttcatctctctctaacaatcaataaaaaaacatgtatatataaataacaagGGAATTAAACTCTATAATCCACAAACACTCTGAAAAAGATATGAAGACTCAAAATGACCTTAAAATTGCTCTGTTAACAGTGAATGTGATATCATGGAACCATTTGAGAAAAATCATTTACTCCTTGTTCTGTAAATGATTATAAGTAATACTTTAATTGCATTTATGCTGGGATACCTCACTGTATATCTGTCATCCTATATTATAAACTGTCCCATGGTAGGAACATCATAAGCACCCCACAGATGGCAATAAGCCTGCTGGTATCCTGAGAAATGAGCAATGTCGATCTGAATTTGCCACATTTAACAGGAGACTCCCACCTTCTTGGACCAAGTCCTCTGCAGTGTTAACTCCATGCTCTATGAGCTTCTGGCAGTCATCTAGTGGTTTAATGGTCTCTTGCTCAATAGTATCCACTTCTTGCAAAAGGGTCACCAGTCGCTCATCCAGGAGCTTCCCAAGGGTTCCctttaaatcattaaaatgctGTTTGAGGACATCTCTGGTCTGTGATGCACTCTCTTTGAtctgaaaagaaataacaaaactcAGAAACAGAATCACTAAAAAAGGCTAATCCACAAGCAACACCTATGATAATTTCAAGGTACTACACAACCATCATCTTTTATTCACTGAAAAACCAAACGTGATTCATCTGCACAAACTTGCAGACTTGCCTAGAACTGGCCTACAGGTGAGACAGAATGGGATCAAACCCTGGATCCATCATTCACAAACTGTGTCAGTGTGGTCAAGGTAATTAAGCACTCCACACCTCAATTTCCTTATGCTTACCTCATGGGGTTGCTGctaggattaaataaaaatatatgttgcaCTTAGTAAAACAACTGGTACATTGttgttctcaataaatgttagaaaaTATTATCTGGACAAAGCAATTCGTGGCAATAGTACATTTCagtaaaaaagaattttagaCGCACAGGGCACCCTCCCCCGCACCATCTGGGGAGCCTCGAGATAAGCGGGGCGCCTCCCCCTGGCAGGATGACTGTCTCGGCGCAGTGGAAGGGATAAGGGCACCTATAAGGGTGGCCGAGCGGCTCGGGGAGACTTTGCGCCTGACAGGCGGCGAACCAGCCCCTCCATCTCTGCCTCAGGAttcaggcctccctccctgacGTGAAGAGTAACCTGTCTGGCCTGGTGCCTGCTGCTGGTCTGGTGCCTGCACTGCCACCGGCCGTGACCCTGGGGCTGACTGCAGCCTACACCACTCTGTACGCCCTGCTCTTCTCCGTCTATGCCCAGCTCTGGCTGGTGCTCCTGTACGGGCACAAGCGTCTCAGCTATCAGACGGTGTTCCTGCCACTCTGTCTGCTCTGGGCTGCCTTGTGTACCACCCTCTTCTCCTTCTACTTCTGAGATACCCCCCGAGCCAACCGCCTGGGGCCCCTGCCCTTTCGGCTTCTCTACtgctgccctgtctgcctgcagttCTTCACACTGACCCTTATGAGCCTCTACTTCGCCCAGGTGGTGTTCAAAGCCAAGGCGAAACGTCGGCCAGAGATGAGGCGAGGCTTGCTGGCTGTCCGAGGGGCCTCTGTGGGGGCCTCGCTGCTCTTTCTGCTGGTGaatgtgctgtgtgctgtgctatCCCGCCGGCGCCGGGCACAGCCCTGGACCCTCCTGCTGGTGCGTGTCCTGGTGAGCGACTCCGTTTGTCATCTGCGCACTCTCTCTTGccgcctgcctctgccttgtTGCCCGGCAGGCACCCTCCACCAGCATCTACCTGGAGGCCAAGGGGACCAGTGTATGCCAGGCAGCTGCGATGGGCGGTGCCATGGTCCTGCTCTATGCCAGTCGGGCCTGCTACAACCTGGCGGCCCTGGCCTTAGCTCCCCGGAGCCGGCTGGATGCCTTCGATTATGACTGGCACAATGTCTCCGTCAGGCGGACCCGGTGAATGACCTGGGGAACAAAGGCTACCTAGTGTTTGGCCTCATCCTCTTTGTGTGGGAGCTGCTGCCCACTACCCTGTTGGTGGGCTTCTTCCGGGTGCACCGGCCTCCACAGGGCCTGAGCACCAGCCGCATCCTCAACGGGCAGGTCTTTGGCTCCCGTTCCTACTTCTTCGATCGGGCCGGGCACTGCGAGGATGAGAGCTGCTCCTGGGAGCACAGCCGGGGCGAGAGCACCAGCATTTCAGGCAGCCCAGGCTCTGGCAGCTGGTCCGGCGCCATCGGGCGGGAGCCAGGCTGGTACGGGGGCAGCCAGACTCGGACCACTCCTCTGCTCTTCTCCCAGGTGCTGGACCCAGGCAGCCACCACCACAGTCTCTACTCCACTCCACAGACGTGATCCCCTCCACCTGTCCCCAGAACACTCAGACCCCAGTCCCTCCTACCTAGGCCCCTGTGCCAAGTACATCTGCTGCTTCTTGCCCAGGATCCCAGGGGCTGTGGCCacctcctcccctggccagctCCTTGCTACTTCTGTTGTAGTGAGTCTGTGCTGATGGGGGCATGGCCCTGCCTGCCAGATGCGCACAGCACCCTGGCATGACCTGCGCCTCCGC
Protein-coding sequences here:
- the CRLF3 gene encoding cytokine receptor-like factor 3; translated protein: MELEPELLLQEARENVEAAQSYRRELGQRLQGLRAARRQIKESASQTRDVLKQHFNDLKGTLGKLLDERLVTLLQEVDTIEQETIKPLDDCQKLIEHGVNTAEDLVQEGEIAILGGVGEQNEKLWSFTKKASHIQLDSLPEVPLLVDVPCLSAQLDDSVLNIVKDHIFKHGTVASRPPVQIEELIEKPGGIIVRWCKVDDDFTAQDYRLQFRKCTSNHFEDVYVGSETEFIVLHIDPNVDYQFRVCARGDGRQEWSPWSVPQIGHSTLVPHEWTAGFEGYSLSSRRNIALRNDSESSGVLYSSAPTYFCGQTLTFRVETVGQPDRRDSIGVCAERQNGYDSLQRDQAVCISTNGAVFVNGKEMTNQLPAVTSGSTVTFDIEAVTLGSTNNNEGGNFKLRVTISSNNREVVFDWVLDQSCGSLYFGCSFFYPGWKVLVF